The Peptoanaerobacter stomatis genome includes the window TAAAGGAGCAATTTTATAATGCAAAAAATTAATTCAGCTTTACTCAAAGACATGTTTTTAGGTGGAGCTAATAACCTTATAAATAATAAAGCATATGTTGATAAACTCAATGTCTTTCCCGTACCTGACGGAGATACAGGTACAAACATGTCATTGACTTTAAAATCAGCTGTAGACGAGATAAATAAAAATACATGTTCAACTCTAAAAGAGCTTGGAGATTCTATTACAAAAGGCTCTCTTATGGGAGCAAGAGGTAATTCCGGCGTTATATTGTCACAAATATTGAGAGGTTTTTCAAAAGCCATAGAAAACAAAGAAGAACTTGATATACGTGATTTTGCACTATCTTTGGACAGTGCAAAAAAAGTGGCATATAAAGCTGTAATAAAACCGGTAGAAGGAACTATACTCACAGTTATAAGAGAAACAGCCGACTATGCAAGAGATGTCTATACCAACTATGATAATTTTTCAGTTTTCTTTGACGATTTACTCAAAAAAGCTAATGAAGTCTTACAAAAGACACCTGAATTATTAAAAGAATTAAAAAATGCAGGCGTTGTCGATTCAGGTGGACAAGGTTTGATATTTTTTATAGAGGGTATGGTAAAAACTTTCAAAGGCGAAGAATTGAAAATACACGATGATAATTCCAAATCATCAGAAAAACTTTTTGAAGAAGACATTCATATACTTGACGAAAACCCAGAATTCGGTTACTGCACAGAATTCATGCTCAACACTGAAAAGTTGGAGCCAAATGATTTAAAAGAGAAAATTGAGCATATGGGAGATTCTTTAATAGTAGTCGGAAGCGACAATATAATAAAAGTCCATATACATTCAAACAATCCCGGAAAAGTACTTGAGATAGCAGGAGAATTCGGAGAATTAGATAGAATAAAAATAGAAAATATGCGCTTGGAATTCAAAGAAAGACTTGAACAAAATAAAGAGGCAAGAAAACATTCAGACAATTTTGAAGAAATAGGCAAAAGCCAAAAATCATTTTCAATAATATCTGTTTCTGTCGGAAAAGGCTTAAACGATATAATGAAGGATTTCGGAGTTGACTATATAATTGAAGGCGGTCAAACAATGAATCCAAGTACAAATGATTTTTTAAACGCCATAGAAAAAATCCATCAAAATGATATATTTATATTCCCAAACAACTCAAATATAATAATGGCTGCTAATCAGGCAAAAGAACTGAGTGAAAAAAATATAAAAGTAATACCTACAAAAAATATACCTCAATGTATACAAGCACTCATATCTATGAATACATTTATGTCATTTGATGAAAATGAAACTCTTATGAGCGAAGCAATACCAAATGTAAAAAGCGGGCAAGTAACATTCGCTGTAAGAGATACTGTTTCAAACGGCTTTGACATAAAAAAAGATGATTTCATAGGTCTTAGTGAAAAAAAGATACTATCTTGCGAAAAAGATGCCAATACCGCTACAATCAACTTAATAAAATCTATGATAGACGAAAACTCTGAAATAATATCAATATTTTATGGAGAAGATATAAAACAGGATAAAGCGGATTTATTTAAAGAAGAACTTCAATATGAATTTTCTGATCTTGAAATAGAATTTTATTACGGCGGACAGCCTATATATCAATATTTAGTAAGTATTGAATAAATTTTTTTAAAATTATAATTATTTTTCATATAAAAAAATATTTGAAAAAAAAGCAATATTGTTGTACAATATTTTAGTATTGCTAAAAATGATTTTAAGAAGTTATTTGAAATATAACTATCATAAAATAAACTCAAATAAAAAATTATAAAATAATATTAATTTTTCTTAATTAATAACAAGTTACTACAAAAGCTAAAGGAGATTTGTAAAAATATGGCAAGTATGTATAAACAATGGTGTAAAAAAGCTTATGAAATAACTACTCAAGCTGAATATGATGAATTTTGGAATTGGTATTTA containing:
- a CDS encoding DAK2 domain-containing protein → MQKINSALLKDMFLGGANNLINNKAYVDKLNVFPVPDGDTGTNMSLTLKSAVDEINKNTCSTLKELGDSITKGSLMGARGNSGVILSQILRGFSKAIENKEELDIRDFALSLDSAKKVAYKAVIKPVEGTILTVIRETADYARDVYTNYDNFSVFFDDLLKKANEVLQKTPELLKELKNAGVVDSGGQGLIFFIEGMVKTFKGEELKIHDDNSKSSEKLFEEDIHILDENPEFGYCTEFMLNTEKLEPNDLKEKIEHMGDSLIVVGSDNIIKVHIHSNNPGKVLEIAGEFGELDRIKIENMRLEFKERLEQNKEARKHSDNFEEIGKSQKSFSIISVSVGKGLNDIMKDFGVDYIIEGGQTMNPSTNDFLNAIEKIHQNDIFIFPNNSNIIMAANQAKELSEKNIKVIPTKNIPQCIQALISMNTFMSFDENETLMSEAIPNVKSGQVTFAVRDTVSNGFDIKKDDFIGLSEKKILSCEKDANTATINLIKSMIDENSEIISIFYGEDIKQDKADLFKEELQYEFSDLEIEFYYGGQPIYQYLVSIE